The DNA segment CTGAGCGCAGCGGCAGTCTCGGCGTTGTCGGTGTCGGCTGCCTGATGATGCTTGCAAACGGGATGCGCACGGCGCACGATGTCGGCGTGCCGGCGCGTGGCGTGCTGCTCAGTTTCAGCGGCTGCGAACACTGGAACGACCGGCCGTGTGCATCGGAGTTCCCCATGCACCAACTGGAAGCCATCCTCGAGGAGAAGTATGGAAATAACATTACGCCGTCTGACGATTGACGATTACGATGACATGGTGCGGGTCTGGGGTGTTGCCGGTCTTCCGATTAGACCGCAAGGGCGTGACGGACGCGCGATGCTGGCGGTTGAGTTGTCACGCGAATTATGCGCGTCGTTTGGCGCTTTTGACGGCGGCCGGCTGGTCGGCCTGGCGCTCGCGAATTACGATGGACGCCGCGGTTGGGTGAATCGCGTGGCGGTCGACCCTGATTACCGCGGACGCGGCCTGGCGACTGCCCTCATTCAGGAGTGCGAGAAGTTTCTGAATCAAATCGGCGAAGTGGTCATT comes from the Candidatus Zixiibacteriota bacterium genome and includes:
- a CDS encoding GNAT family N-acetyltransferase; the encoded protein is MEITLRRLTIDDYDDMVRVWGVAGLPIRPQGRDGRAMLAVELSRELCASFGAFDGGRLVGLALANYDGRRGWVNRVAVDPDYRGRGLATALIQECEKFLNQIGEVVICCLIEELNSPSMELFAKNGYRCERSLTYWTKRPRPDL